Proteins co-encoded in one Gloeomargarita sp. SRBZ-1_bins_9 genomic window:
- a CDS encoding prephenate/arogenate dehydrogenase translates to MRIGIVGLGLIGGSLALDWRRAGHQVIGVSRQDETVALALERGAIDQGATDLSLVRGCQVVVLCVPLSQMLPVTQALRSYLHPETILTDVGSVKAPLVQALTSLWPGFIGGHPMAGTADQGMAAAQVGLFRQRPYVLTPTPRTDAHQLQQLQDLVRELGAQVLVCDPTLHDRAVAWISHLPLWVSAALLAAYAQETDPQVAHLAQRLASSGWRDTTRVGGGNPELGACLAQFNREALLQGLRQYQAQLQAVIHLVESQDVPALTAYLQQTRWVRQQMTTPP, encoded by the coding sequence ATGCGCATCGGCATTGTCGGGTTGGGTCTCATCGGTGGGTCCTTGGCCTTGGACTGGCGACGGGCCGGCCATCAGGTGATCGGGGTCAGCCGACAGGACGAAACGGTGGCCCTGGCCTTGGAGCGGGGGGCGATTGACCAAGGAGCTACGGATTTATCCCTGGTGCGGGGATGTCAGGTAGTAGTGCTGTGCGTGCCCCTGTCCCAGATGCTGCCGGTAACCCAAGCCCTACGGTCCTACCTGCACCCTGAAACCATTTTGACCGATGTGGGGTCAGTCAAAGCGCCCCTGGTGCAAGCCCTGACATCCCTATGGCCAGGATTCATCGGTGGGCATCCCATGGCCGGAACCGCCGATCAGGGCATGGCAGCGGCCCAGGTGGGTTTGTTTCGCCAGCGCCCCTATGTGCTTACGCCCACGCCCCGGACCGACGCCCACCAGTTGCAACAGTTGCAGGACCTCGTTAGGGAATTGGGTGCCCAGGTCCTGGTCTGCGACCCGACCCTGCATGACCGGGCGGTGGCCTGGATTTCCCATCTGCCCCTCTGGGTAAGTGCAGCGCTGCTGGCGGCCTATGCCCAGGAAACGGACCCCCAGGTGGCCCATCTGGCGCAACGGTTGGCCAGTTCCGGTTGGCGGGATACCACGCGGGTCGGGGGAGGCAATCCGGAGCTGGGAGCCTGCCTGGCCCAATTCAACCGGGAAGCCCTGCTCCAAGGTCTCCGGCAGTACCAGGCCCAGTTGCAAGCGGTGATTCACCTGGTGGAAAGTCAAGACGTGCCGGCGCTGACTGCCTACCTTCAGCAGACGCGGTGGGTACGTCAACAGATGACCACACCCCCCTAG
- the bcp gene encoding thioredoxin-dependent thiol peroxidase, which translates to MSALTVGQPAPDFCLVSGDGQTVTLAQFRGQWVVLYFYPRDHTPGCTKEACGFRDRYPALQQAQAVVIGISTDPPESHAKFSRKYNLPFLLLSDPDGQVARAYGSYGSKKFMGRTYEGVLRHTFLIDPQGQIAHIYRQVKPETHAQQVLQDLARLQHPETGN; encoded by the coding sequence ATGAGTGCTTTAACCGTCGGTCAGCCAGCTCCTGATTTTTGCCTAGTCAGCGGCGACGGTCAGACAGTGACGCTGGCGCAATTTCGCGGCCAGTGGGTGGTGCTGTACTTTTACCCGCGCGACCACACCCCCGGTTGCACCAAAGAAGCCTGTGGGTTTCGGGACCGGTATCCGGCCCTGCAGCAGGCCCAAGCAGTGGTCATCGGCATCAGCACCGACCCACCGGAAAGCCACGCCAAATTCAGTCGGAAATACAACCTACCGTTTTTATTGCTTTCTGACCCGGATGGGCAAGTCGCGCGCGCCTATGGCAGTTACGGTTCCAAAAAATTCATGGGCCGGACCTACGAGGGTGTGCTGCGGCATACCTTTCTCATTGATCCCCAGGGGCAAATTGCCCACATCTACCGGCAGGTAAAACCGGAAACCCACGCCCAGCAGGTCTTGCAGGACCTCGCGCGTTTACAACATCCCGAGACCGGCAACTAA
- the fba gene encoding fructose-bisphosphate aldolase class II (catalyzes the reversible aldol condensation of dihydroxyacetonephosphate and glyceraldehyde 3-phosphate in the Calvin cycle, glycolysis, and/or gluconeogenesis) — MALVPMRLLLDHAAEHDYGIPAFNVNNMEQIQAIMQAAHETDSPVILQASRGARKYAGENFLRHLVLAAVETYPHIPVAMHQDHGNSPATCYSAIRLGFTSVMMDGSLLEDAKTPASYEYNVAVTAEVVKVAHAVGVSVEGELGCLGSLETGMGDKEDGHGAEGVLSHDQLLTDPDQAVDFVEKTDVDALAVAIGTSHGAYKFSRKPEGEILRMDRIEELHRRLPNTHLVMHGSSSVPKDLIDLINAYGGAIPETYGVPVEEIQRGIKNGVRKVNIDTDNRLAITAAVREALAKAPKEFDPRHFLKPSIAYMKRVCAERYQQFWTAGNASKIKQMSCEEYAAKYAKGELKAATRKLVTV; from the coding sequence ATGGCACTGGTTCCCATGCGTTTGTTGCTCGACCACGCTGCGGAGCACGATTACGGAATTCCGGCATTTAACGTCAACAACATGGAGCAGATTCAGGCCATTATGCAGGCGGCCCACGAAACCGACAGCCCAGTGATCTTGCAGGCTTCGCGGGGGGCGCGCAAGTACGCCGGGGAAAATTTCCTGCGGCACCTGGTCCTGGCGGCGGTGGAAACCTATCCCCACATTCCGGTGGCCATGCATCAGGACCATGGCAACAGCCCAGCAACCTGTTATTCGGCGATTCGCCTGGGCTTTACCAGCGTGATGATGGACGGCTCGCTACTGGAGGATGCCAAGACCCCGGCCAGCTATGAATACAACGTGGCGGTGACGGCGGAAGTGGTGAAGGTAGCCCATGCGGTCGGCGTGAGCGTGGAAGGGGAGCTGGGGTGCCTAGGTTCCCTGGAGACCGGCATGGGGGACAAGGAGGATGGCCACGGGGCCGAAGGGGTGCTCTCCCACGACCAACTGCTCACCGACCCGGACCAGGCGGTGGATTTTGTGGAAAAGACCGACGTGGATGCGCTGGCGGTGGCCATTGGCACCAGTCACGGGGCCTACAAATTTAGCCGCAAGCCGGAAGGGGAAATCCTGCGCATGGACCGGATCGAAGAGTTGCACCGGCGTTTGCCCAACACTCACCTGGTGATGCACGGGTCCTCCTCGGTGCCCAAGGACCTGATTGACCTGATCAATGCCTACGGTGGGGCCATCCCGGAAACCTACGGCGTGCCGGTGGAAGAAATCCAGCGGGGCATCAAAAACGGGGTACGCAAAGTCAACATTGATACCGATAACCGCTTGGCGATTACGGCGGCGGTGCGGGAAGCCTTGGCCAAGGCCCCCAAAGAGTTCGACCCGCGCCACTTCCTGAAGCCCTCGATTGCCTACATGAAGCGGGTGTGCGCCGAGCGCTATCAACAGTTCTGGACGGCGGGTAACGCCAGCAAGATCAAGCAAATGTCCTGCGAGGAATACGCCGCCAAGTACGCCAAGGGTGAGTTGAAGGCCGCCACCCGCAAGCTGGTCACGGTGTAG
- a CDS encoding aminodeoxychorismate/anthranilate synthase component II — protein sequence MDVSCFHAVVGPRILVIDNYDSFTYNLVQYLAELGAEVQVFRNDQITLEQVDQLRPQGVVISPGPGRPEEAGISMALIRELAPTLPILGVCLGHQSIGQVFGGRIVGAPTLMHGKTSEIYHQGVGVFQGLPQPFTATRYHSLVIERESCPEVLEITAWTDDGTIMGVRHRAYPTLQGVQFHPESILTTAGHALLANFLRDVA from the coding sequence ATGGATGTATCCTGCTTTCACGCGGTGGTTGGACCACGAATTTTGGTCATTGACAACTACGACAGTTTTACCTACAACCTGGTGCAGTACCTGGCGGAACTGGGGGCGGAGGTGCAAGTGTTCCGCAATGACCAAATTACGCTGGAGCAGGTTGACCAACTGCGCCCCCAGGGGGTGGTGATTTCACCGGGTCCGGGGCGTCCGGAAGAGGCGGGGATTTCCATGGCCTTGATCCGGGAATTGGCCCCTACTTTGCCCATCCTGGGGGTGTGTCTGGGGCACCAGAGCATTGGGCAGGTGTTTGGGGGGCGGATTGTGGGGGCGCCAACCCTCATGCATGGCAAAACTTCGGAGATCTATCACCAAGGGGTGGGGGTTTTCCAGGGATTGCCCCAGCCCTTTACCGCCACCCGCTACCACAGCCTGGTGATTGAGCGGGAGTCCTGCCCGGAGGTGTTGGAAATTACCGCCTGGACGGATGATGGCACCATTATGGGGGTGCGCCACCGGGCCTATCCCACCTTGCAGGGGGTACAGTTTCACCCGGAAAGTATCCTGACGACGGCGGGCCATGCGCTGCTGGCGAACTTTTTGCGGGACGTGGCCTAG
- a CDS encoding glycogen debranching protein translates to MVIWVNEQVDPGGLIHACLATCDETVAWQCHVNFQQNLTPDQRAKGWQARLRAVHSWEEVPVTALKLC, encoded by the coding sequence ATGGTGATTTGGGTGAATGAGCAAGTGGACCCGGGCGGTTTGATCCATGCCTGTTTGGCCACCTGTGATGAGACGGTCGCCTGGCAGTGCCATGTCAATTTCCAGCAAAATCTGACGCCGGACCAACGAGCGAAGGGGTGGCAAGCGCGGTTGCGAGCGGTGCACTCCTGGGAAGAGGTGCCGGTAACCGCTCTCAAACTCTGCTAG
- a CDS encoding Fur family transcriptional regulator, translated as MTTAPLTPSQQRILALLQTEGQALSAQGIYLRLKQLRQGVGLATVYRALEVLKKRGAVQMRLLPNGEAVYSARLHDRHHLTCLHCHSSIALGDCPLEDLEAFLQKTYHFQVYYHTLEFFGVCPRCQTQTLAS; from the coding sequence ATGACCACCGCTCCCCTGACCCCTAGTCAGCAACGCATCCTGGCCCTGTTGCAAACGGAAGGGCAAGCCCTATCGGCCCAGGGGATTTATCTCCGACTCAAACAACTGCGCCAGGGGGTGGGGTTGGCCACGGTTTATCGGGCGTTGGAGGTGCTCAAAAAAAGGGGGGCGGTGCAGATGCGGTTGCTCCCCAATGGCGAAGCCGTCTATAGCGCCCGGCTCCACGACCGCCATCACCTAACCTGTCTGCACTGTCACAGTTCCATCGCCCTAGGGGACTGCCCCCTGGAGGACCTGGAAGCGTTTTTGCAAAAGACCTACCATTTCCAGGTCTATTACCACACCTTGGAATTTTTTGGCGTTTGCCCCCGCTGCCAGACCCAAACCTTGGCCTCCTAA
- a CDS encoding photosystem II protein T encodes MEALTYTVLLVGALGVIFFAIFFREPPRIDPSVRRENK; translated from the coding sequence ATGGAGGCATTGACCTACACCGTGTTGCTGGTGGGTGCCCTGGGGGTGATCTTTTTTGCCATCTTTTTCCGGGAACCCCCCCGCATTGACCCCAGCGTGCGCCGGGAAAACAAATAG
- a CDS encoding acetate kinase, translating to MDDLFILVLNAGSSSQKSCLYQLPLSTLPEQPPAPRWQAHVDWHKIPGQAAIKIKLPNRVLTQEIPLTSRLEVMHKVLHTLVSAPGQILENFQQVTLAGHRIVHGGSKYAVPTLITPTVKQDIQDLIPLAPGHHPAHLEGIEVLATLLPHAPQIAVFDTAFHQSLPLAAQVYPIPYAWYEKGIRRYGFHGINHQYCAQRAAQLLHRPLAELRLICCHLGNGASLCAIRGGQSVDTTMGFTPLEGLMMGTRSGSIDPGILLHWLRREGLTADQIDHLLHQESGLKGVSQLAGDMRQILAARAQGHPGATLAFEVYLHRLAQAVGAMWANLEGCDALIFTGGVGENAAPVRAELCQKLAHWGVYCDPEKNQLSEGDRDIATPDSPVRILVIAAEEDWAIAQACWHWWHRQRGS from the coding sequence ATGGATGACCTGTTTATCCTCGTCTTAAACGCCGGTTCCAGCAGTCAAAAAAGTTGCCTATATCAACTGCCGCTATCAACCTTACCCGAACAGCCTCCCGCGCCCCGCTGGCAAGCCCATGTGGATTGGCATAAAATCCCCGGTCAAGCCGCCATTAAAATTAAGTTGCCAAATCGGGTTCTAACCCAAGAAATTCCCCTGACCTCCCGCCTAGAGGTGATGCACAAAGTACTGCATACCCTGGTGTCTGCCCCCGGGCAAATTTTAGAAAATTTTCAACAAGTCACTCTGGCGGGGCACCGGATTGTGCATGGGGGGTCCAAGTACGCCGTGCCGACCCTGATTACCCCGACGGTCAAGCAGGATATTCAGGATTTGATTCCCCTGGCGCCCGGTCACCATCCCGCCCACCTAGAGGGGATTGAGGTGTTAGCAACCCTGTTGCCCCACGCTCCGCAGATTGCCGTTTTCGACACGGCGTTTCACCAGAGCTTGCCCCTGGCGGCCCAGGTGTATCCCATTCCCTACGCCTGGTACGAAAAGGGCATCCGGCGCTACGGGTTTCATGGGATTAATCACCAGTACTGCGCCCAGCGGGCTGCTCAGTTGCTGCACCGGCCCCTGGCTGAACTCCGGCTGATTTGTTGTCACCTGGGGAATGGGGCCTCCTTGTGTGCGATTCGCGGCGGTCAAAGTGTGGATACGACGATGGGATTTACGCCCCTGGAGGGTCTGATGATGGGGACGCGCTCCGGCTCGATTGACCCGGGGATTCTGTTGCACTGGTTACGCCGGGAGGGGCTGACCGCTGACCAAATCGATCACCTGCTCCATCAAGAATCCGGGTTGAAGGGGGTTTCCCAACTGGCGGGGGATATGCGGCAGATTTTGGCGGCCCGGGCGCAGGGCCATCCGGGAGCGACCCTGGCGTTTGAGGTGTACCTGCACCGGCTGGCTCAGGCGGTAGGGGCGATGTGGGCGAATTTGGAGGGGTGCGACGCCCTAATTTTTACCGGTGGAGTGGGGGAAAATGCGGCGCCGGTGCGGGCGGAACTCTGTCAAAAACTGGCCCACTGGGGGGTGTACTGCGACCCGGAAAAAAATCAACTTTCGGAGGGCGACCGGGATATTGCCACCCCTGATTCACCGGTGCGGATTTTGGTAATTGCAGCGGAGGAAGATTGGGCCATTGCCCAGGCCTGTTGGCACTGGTGGCACCGGCAAAGGGGGAGCTAG
- a CDS encoding family 10 glycosylhydrolase, which produces MKSLLTIIAWTAMLLVTSPVRAQEGGLPLDTHDPSNFVLPARPLPRHLSPFQLRTMKGQLGELVERVRALVITAQMHNQKTQVAGAIQALQFAEAVLGQLEGWMAQGNTELARQQWLQAQDLLWQNYPALVSPAKPEVRAMWLDRGAIVQAGSAAGLARLFDRMRAAGVNLVFLETVNAGYPIYPSRVAPQQNPLTRGWDPLAAAVSLAKERQMELHAWVWVLAVGNQRHNQLVGQPWNYLGPVLSVYPEWANLDNRGQPIPPRQDKPFLDPAHPQAREYLFRLFEEIVTRYDVDGLHLDYIRYPLQSGGVHYGYGLASQRAYQERTGIDPVTLSPGHPQWQDWTNWRTQQVTDLVTTLNQRLKQKRPDLLLSAAVFAYSRPSRLYRLQQDWETWAVTGAVDMVVLMSYAEDSRGLQDLLKPARPLTAPVLFLPGISLMRTTPTAVLDQVQTARHSGLGPGYALFAMSHFRESLQPLIQQPMVPVPHRQPFQTLLQRYQAQREEWLFLVQQGQLQIPDWRVLQEVATALTQLAQQPTASHWQVAQAALQALDRDFDHWRGVQPWQIQTWRARLKSLTNLLLYGARVQLGQPASALSQPLPPLGRPTPWIRISEQP; this is translated from the coding sequence ATGAAATCGCTCCTTACCATCATCGCCTGGACGGCAATGCTGCTGGTAACCTCCCCTGTCCGTGCCCAGGAGGGGGGATTACCCCTGGACACCCACGACCCTAGCAACTTTGTCCTGCCGGCGCGGCCGCTCCCCCGCCATCTTAGCCCGTTTCAACTGCGCACCATGAAGGGGCAATTGGGGGAACTGGTGGAGCGGGTACGCGCTTTGGTCATCACCGCCCAGATGCACAATCAGAAAACCCAGGTAGCGGGGGCTATCCAAGCCCTACAGTTTGCCGAAGCGGTGCTGGGTCAATTAGAGGGATGGATGGCCCAAGGTAATACGGAACTAGCTCGCCAGCAGTGGCTCCAGGCCCAGGACCTGCTCTGGCAGAACTATCCGGCGTTGGTGTCCCCGGCTAAACCGGAGGTGCGGGCCATGTGGCTGGACCGGGGAGCGATCGTGCAAGCAGGGTCGGCAGCGGGCCTGGCGCGGCTGTTTGACCGGATGCGGGCCGCCGGGGTTAATTTGGTGTTTTTGGAAACGGTGAACGCTGGGTATCCCATTTATCCCAGTCGGGTGGCCCCCCAGCAAAATCCCTTGACCCGGGGGTGGGACCCGCTGGCGGCAGCCGTGAGCCTGGCCAAAGAGCGGCAGATGGAGTTGCACGCCTGGGTCTGGGTGTTGGCCGTGGGCAATCAACGCCACAACCAGCTGGTGGGTCAACCCTGGAACTACTTGGGGCCGGTGCTGAGTGTTTATCCCGAGTGGGCGAATTTGGACAACCGGGGCCAACCCATTCCCCCCCGGCAGGACAAACCATTTCTCGACCCGGCCCATCCCCAGGCGCGGGAGTACCTGTTCCGGCTGTTCGAGGAAATCGTCACCCGTTATGACGTGGACGGGTTGCACCTGGACTACATCCGCTATCCGCTTCAAAGTGGCGGGGTGCATTACGGCTACGGTCTGGCCTCGCAGCGAGCTTACCAGGAGCGTACCGGCATAGACCCCGTGACCCTATCGCCCGGCCATCCCCAGTGGCAGGACTGGACGAATTGGCGCACCCAGCAGGTCACGGACTTGGTCACCACCTTAAATCAACGGCTGAAGCAAAAGCGTCCGGATTTGTTGCTGTCGGCGGCAGTGTTTGCCTATAGCCGGCCCTCCCGGTTGTACCGCTTGCAGCAGGACTGGGAGACCTGGGCCGTGACCGGGGCGGTGGACATGGTGGTGTTGATGTCCTACGCCGAAGATAGCCGGGGGTTACAAGACCTGCTTAAACCGGCCCGGCCCCTTACAGCACCTGTGCTGTTCTTGCCAGGAATTTCCCTGATGCGGACGACCCCGACGGCTGTACTCGACCAGGTGCAAACGGCCCGGCACAGCGGTTTGGGACCCGGTTATGCCCTGTTTGCCATGTCCCATTTCCGCGAGTCGCTGCAACCCCTAATCCAGCAGCCCATGGTCCCGGTGCCCCACCGCCAACCCTTCCAAACCCTGCTCCAGCGCTATCAGGCCCAACGGGAAGAGTGGTTATTTCTGGTGCAGCAGGGGCAACTGCAAATTCCCGACTGGCGGGTTTTGCAGGAGGTGGCCACGGCCCTAACCCAATTGGCCCAGCAGCCGACGGCATCCCACTGGCAGGTCGCCCAGGCAGCCCTTCAGGCCTTGGACCGGGATTTCGATCACTGGCGGGGGGTGCAACCCTGGCAAATCCAAACCTGGCGGGCGCGGTTGAAAAGCCTGACGAATTTACTGTTGTACGGGGCGCGGGTACAGTTGGGGCAACCGGCCAGCGCCCTCAGCCAACCCTTGCCGCCGTTGGGACGACCCACCCCTTGGATCCGGATTTCTGAACAGCCATGA
- the bchB gene encoding ferredoxin:protochlorophyllide reductase (ATP-dependent) subunit B → MKLAYWMYAGPAHIGTLRIASSFQRVHAVMHAPLGDDYFNVMRSMLERERHFTPVTASIVDRHVLAQGSQEKVVENILRKDSQDHPDLIILTPTCTSSILQEDLQNFVERAREQTHCDVLLADVNHYRVNELQAADITLAQVVRFYIEKARRQGCLPTEKTPHPSVNIIGLTTLGFHHQHDRRELMKLLQDLGIQVNLILPLGATVHDIARLPQAWFNLVPYREVGLRTAQYLQEQFGLPMVTTTPMGVLGTAQCIRDMQRVLNAQGYPADYEAFIDEQTRWQSQAAWFARSIDCQNLTGKKAVVFGDNTHAAAMTRILAKEMGIHVVWAGTYCTDDADWFREQVTGCCDGVLVTEDHTQVADAIAQAEPAAIFGTQMERHIGKRLNIPCGVISAPVHIQNFPLGYRPFLGYEGTNQIADLVYHSFTLGMEDHLLEIFGGHDTKEVITKTLSAPTDLHWSEAAQKELQKVPGFVRGRVKRNTEKFAREQGISTITLEVLYAAKEALGA, encoded by the coding sequence ATGAAATTAGCCTATTGGATGTATGCCGGACCGGCCCATATCGGCACCTTGCGGATTGCCAGCTCCTTTCAGCGGGTCCATGCCGTTATGCATGCGCCCTTGGGGGATGACTATTTCAATGTCATGCGTTCCATGCTCGAGCGCGAACGCCACTTTACGCCCGTGACGGCCAGTATTGTGGACCGCCATGTTTTAGCCCAGGGATCCCAGGAAAAAGTGGTGGAAAATATCCTTCGCAAAGATAGCCAAGACCATCCCGATTTAATCATCCTTACCCCCACGTGCACCTCCAGCATTTTGCAGGAAGATTTGCAGAACTTTGTGGAGCGGGCCAGGGAACAAACCCACTGTGACGTCCTGCTGGCCGATGTCAACCACTACCGGGTCAATGAATTGCAGGCGGCGGACATCACCCTGGCTCAGGTGGTGCGTTTTTATATCGAAAAAGCCAGGCGACAGGGCTGTTTACCAACGGAAAAAACCCCTCATCCATCGGTCAATATCATTGGTTTAACGACCTTGGGGTTCCATCACCAGCACGACCGGCGCGAACTGATGAAACTGTTGCAGGATTTGGGCATCCAGGTCAATCTGATCCTGCCGTTGGGAGCTACGGTTCACGATATAGCGCGACTGCCCCAGGCCTGGTTCAACCTAGTGCCCTATCGGGAAGTGGGTTTACGCACGGCCCAGTACCTACAGGAGCAATTCGGCCTGCCCATGGTCACGACGACACCGATGGGGGTGCTAGGAACGGCCCAATGTATCCGCGATATGCAACGGGTCTTGAATGCCCAAGGATACCCCGCTGATTACGAAGCTTTTATAGACGAGCAAACCCGTTGGCAATCCCAGGCGGCCTGGTTTGCCCGTTCCATTGATTGCCAGAATTTAACGGGCAAAAAAGCGGTGGTTTTTGGCGATAATACCCACGCGGCGGCCATGACCCGCATCCTGGCCAAAGAAATGGGAATTCACGTCGTCTGGGCCGGAACCTACTGCACCGATGACGCGGATTGGTTTCGGGAACAAGTCACCGGTTGTTGCGATGGGGTGTTGGTCACCGAAGACCATACCCAGGTGGCGGATGCCATTGCCCAGGCGGAACCGGCGGCCATTTTTGGCACCCAGATGGAACGCCATATCGGCAAACGCTTGAACATTCCCTGTGGGGTGATTTCTGCGCCAGTGCATATCCAAAACTTCCCCTTGGGCTACCGCCCCTTTTTGGGCTATGAGGGAACCAATCAAATTGCCGATTTGGTCTATCACTCTTTCACATTGGGCATGGAGGACCATCTGCTGGAAATTTTCGGCGGCCACGATACCAAGGAAGTCATCACCAAAACCCTATCGGCCCCCACGGATTTGCACTGGAGCGAAGCCGCCCAAAAGGAACTGCAAAAAGTACCGGGTTTTGTGCGGGGGCGGGTCAAACGCAACACCGAGAAATTCGCCCGGGAACAGGGGATCAGCACGATTACCCTGGAAGTCCTGTACGCAGCCAAGGAGGCCCTGGGGGCTTAG